One window of Macrococcus sp. 19Msa1099 genomic DNA carries:
- the rpsD gene encoding 30S ribosomal protein S4 has protein sequence MARFTGSTWKKSRRLGISLSGTGKELERRPYAPGQHGPNQRKKLSEYGLQLQEKQKLRYMYGINERQFRTIFDRAGKMKGIHGANFMALLASRLDAVVYQLGLARTRRQARQLVNHGHIMVDGARVDIPSYQLKPGQVISVREKSQKLNIIAESVELSNHVPEYLTFDAEKLEGTFVRVPERSELSAEINEQLIVEYYSR, from the coding sequence ATGGCTCGTTTTACAGGTTCAACTTGGAAAAAATCTCGTCGTTTAGGAATTTCTTTAAGCGGCACTGGTAAAGAATTAGAAAGACGCCCTTACGCACCAGGACAACACGGTCCTAACCAACGTAAAAAATTATCTGAGTATGGTTTACAATTACAAGAGAAACAAAAATTACGTTATATGTACGGAATCAACGAACGTCAATTCCGCACAATCTTTGATCGTGCTGGTAAAATGAAAGGTATCCACGGTGCTAACTTCATGGCACTTTTAGCATCTCGTTTAGATGCAGTAGTATACCAATTAGGTTTAGCACGTACACGTCGTCAAGCACGTCAATTAGTTAACCACGGTCACATCATGGTAGATGGCGCTCGCGTAGACATCCCATCATACCAATTAAAACCTGGTCAAGTAATTTCAGTTCGTGAAAAATCACAAAAATTAAACATCATCGCTGAATCAGTTGAGTTATCAAACCACGTTCCTGAATACTTAACATTCGACGCTGAAAAATTAGAAGGTACATTTGTACGCGTTCCAGAACGTAGCGAATTATCTGCTGAAATTAACGAACAATTAATCGTTGAGTACTACTCACGTTAA